One stretch of Bradyrhizobium canariense DNA includes these proteins:
- a CDS encoding phosphomannomutase/phosphoglucomutase — MFPKPKPVLVPNTYAFESEPMVKATGFREYDARWLFGKEINLMGIQALGMGLGALIAELGAKQEVVTGHDFRGYSASIKYALISGLLASGCKVHDIGLCMTPMAYFAQFELDVPCVAMVTASHNDNGWTGVKMGANRPLTFGPDEMSRLKEIVLNADFKNKVGGSYEFHENFPARYITDLTKRPKLKRKLKVVVACGNGTAGAFAPGVMEAIGCEVVPLDTELDYTFPKYNPNPEDMEMLHAIRDAVLAHKADVGLGFDGDGDRCGVVDNTGEEIFADKVGVMLARDMSAIHKNALFVVDVKSTGLFVTDPVLQKQGAKTTYWKTGHSYMKRRTNELGALAGFEKSGHFFFNKPFGRGYDDGLISAIAICEMLDRAPGKSMADLKNALPKTWSSPTMSPHCSDEAKYGIVDSVVKHFEAMQKKGEKVAGQPIRDLVTVNGVRVTVEDGSWGLVRASSNKPELVVVVESPVSEQRMRDMFEAMDSVLRTHPEVGEYNQKI; from the coding sequence ATGTTTCCGAAGCCGAAACCCGTGCTGGTTCCCAATACCTATGCCTTCGAATCCGAGCCGATGGTGAAGGCGACCGGATTTCGCGAATACGACGCCCGCTGGCTGTTCGGCAAGGAAATCAACCTGATGGGCATTCAGGCGCTGGGCATGGGGCTCGGCGCATTGATCGCGGAACTCGGCGCCAAACAGGAGGTTGTGACCGGGCATGATTTCCGCGGCTATTCGGCCTCGATCAAATATGCGCTGATTTCAGGTTTGTTGGCGTCGGGCTGCAAGGTCCACGACATCGGCCTGTGCATGACGCCGATGGCGTATTTCGCCCAATTCGAACTCGACGTGCCCTGCGTCGCGATGGTGACGGCATCGCATAACGACAATGGCTGGACCGGCGTCAAGATGGGCGCCAATCGTCCGCTCACCTTCGGTCCTGACGAGATGAGCCGGCTGAAAGAGATCGTGCTCAACGCCGATTTCAAGAACAAGGTCGGCGGTTCATACGAGTTTCACGAGAATTTTCCGGCGCGCTACATTACCGACCTCACCAAACGCCCCAAGCTGAAACGCAAGCTGAAGGTCGTGGTGGCCTGCGGCAACGGCACCGCGGGTGCCTTCGCGCCTGGCGTGATGGAGGCGATCGGCTGCGAGGTGGTGCCGCTCGACACCGAGCTCGACTACACCTTCCCGAAATACAATCCCAATCCCGAAGATATGGAAATGCTGCACGCCATCCGCGACGCGGTGCTGGCGCACAAGGCCGATGTGGGGCTGGGTTTCGATGGCGACGGCGATCGCTGCGGCGTGGTCGACAATACCGGCGAGGAAATATTCGCCGACAAGGTCGGCGTGATGCTGGCGCGCGACATGTCGGCGATTCACAAGAACGCGCTGTTCGTGGTCGACGTCAAATCGACCGGTCTGTTCGTGACCGACCCCGTGCTGCAGAAGCAGGGCGCGAAAACGACCTATTGGAAGACCGGCCATTCCTACATGAAGCGCCGCACCAACGAATTGGGCGCGCTGGCGGGCTTCGAGAAGTCCGGCCACTTCTTCTTCAACAAGCCATTCGGCCGTGGCTATGACGACGGCCTGATCTCGGCGATCGCGATCTGCGAGATGCTCGATCGGGCGCCCGGCAAGTCGATGGCGGATCTGAAAAACGCGCTGCCGAAGACCTGGTCGTCGCCGACCATGTCGCCGCATTGTTCGGACGAGGCGAAATACGGCATCGTTGACAGCGTGGTGAAGCATTTCGAGGCGATGCAAAAGAAGGGCGAGAAGGTCGCAGGCCAGCCGATCCGCGATCTCGTCACCGTCAACGGCGTGCGCGTCACGGTCGAAGACGGCAGCTGGGGTCTGGTGCGGGCCTCATCGAACAAGCCGGAACTGGTGGTGGTGGTCGAAAGCCCGGTGTCCGAGCAGCGGATGCGCGACATGTTCGAGGCGATGGATTCGGTGCTGCGCACCCATCCCGAAGTCGGCGAATATAATCAGAAGATCTGA
- a CDS encoding methyl-accepting chemotaxis protein — MDTDSRDLDALRENASRASIALLWLHVPIAIAIGVAIGAEWLLPAILTLAMAAAATLSWRMAGNGLSTSLVVAVALMGGVSVFTFQFMGHPWQIDMHMYFFAALACLVAYCDYRPILAGTVAVAVHHLLLNFIVPAAIFPGGANFGRVILHAGILILEAGVLIWVAHELASLFVTTAQKTAEAEAAHAAEAHANAERSETEQRAKRERDAARRKLAAEFESKVGRIVEAVAVAAREMQVMSSSMRNGSGEASRQTSAAAAASTQASLNVETVAAAAEELTASIGAIAHQATRSAEVTGKAAQEARRTNTVVEGLASGTQKIGEVVTLIQNIASQTNLLALNATIEAARAGEHGRGFAVVASEVKALANQTAQATEEISAQIQSIQTATGEAVNAIQAIGGTIAEINEISNAIAAAVEQQGAATREISGNVQQAANGTREVNENIVGVAQASSEIGSSASKLLDAATGLSSQSERLKSEVDSFLGSMRAA, encoded by the coding sequence ATGGATACCGATTCCAGGGATTTGGATGCGCTGCGCGAAAACGCCAGCAGGGCCTCGATCGCACTGCTCTGGCTGCACGTTCCCATCGCCATCGCGATCGGCGTGGCGATCGGCGCCGAGTGGCTGCTGCCAGCAATCCTGACGTTGGCGATGGCGGCTGCGGCCACGCTGTCATGGCGCATGGCAGGCAACGGTCTTTCGACCAGTCTGGTTGTCGCCGTCGCATTGATGGGTGGGGTGTCGGTGTTCACGTTCCAGTTCATGGGACATCCCTGGCAGATCGACATGCACATGTATTTCTTTGCGGCGCTCGCCTGTCTGGTCGCCTATTGCGACTATCGGCCGATCCTCGCCGGAACCGTCGCCGTCGCCGTGCATCATCTGCTGCTGAACTTCATCGTTCCGGCTGCGATCTTTCCCGGCGGAGCTAATTTTGGCCGCGTGATTCTTCACGCGGGTATCCTGATTCTCGAAGCGGGCGTGCTGATCTGGGTTGCTCATGAACTGGCAAGCCTCTTCGTCACAACCGCGCAGAAGACGGCCGAAGCCGAAGCAGCGCACGCCGCCGAGGCCCATGCCAACGCCGAACGCAGCGAAACCGAGCAGCGCGCCAAGCGCGAGCGCGATGCGGCGAGGCGCAAGCTCGCCGCCGAGTTCGAGAGCAAGGTCGGCCGTATCGTCGAGGCGGTCGCCGTGGCCGCTCGCGAAATGCAGGTCATGTCCTCGTCCATGCGCAATGGCAGCGGAGAAGCCTCGCGACAGACCTCTGCCGCCGCCGCCGCATCGACGCAGGCCTCGCTCAATGTCGAAACGGTGGCCGCAGCGGCCGAGGAACTGACAGCCTCGATCGGCGCGATCGCGCACCAAGCGACGCGCTCCGCCGAAGTCACGGGAAAGGCGGCTCAAGAGGCCCGCCGCACCAATACCGTCGTCGAGGGGCTTGCAAGCGGGACCCAAAAGATCGGCGAGGTCGTGACGCTGATCCAGAACATCGCCAGCCAGACCAATCTGCTGGCCCTGAACGCCACGATCGAAGCCGCCCGCGCCGGCGAGCATGGCCGCGGCTTTGCGGTGGTGGCCAGCGAAGTCAAGGCGCTGGCCAATCAAACCGCGCAGGCGACCGAAGAGATTTCGGCACAGATCCAGAGCATCCAAACCGCAACCGGCGAAGCCGTCAACGCGATCCAGGCGATTGGCGGGACCATCGCGGAGATCAACGAAATCTCCAACGCCATAGCCGCCGCCGTCGAACAGCAGGGAGCCGCGACACGCGAGATCTCGGGCAACGTGCAGCAGGCCGCGAACGGCACCCGCGAGGTCAACGAAAACATTGTCGGGGTAGCCCAGGCCTCCAGCGAAATCGGAAGCTCGGCCTCGAAGCTGCTCGACGCCGCAACCGGATTGTCATCGCAATCCGAGCGGTTGAAGTCCGAGGTCGACAGTTTCCTCGGATCCATGCGGGCGGCGTAA
- a CDS encoding Lrp/AsnC family transcriptional regulator, protein MTDLAVQVLEPNRRLDAIDRKILTVLQDDASLSVAEIGDRVGLSSTPCWKRIQRLEADGVILRRVALVDQNKIGLGISVFVSVESSDHSEAWLRKFADAVSAMPEVMEFYRMAGDVDYMLRVVVADMQSYDVFYKKLIATVPLKNVTSRFAMEKIKSVTALPVPAA, encoded by the coding sequence ATGACCGACCTCGCCGTTCAAGTCCTTGAACCCAACCGCCGGCTTGATGCCATCGACCGCAAGATTCTGACGGTGCTGCAGGACGATGCCTCGCTGTCCGTCGCCGAGATCGGCGACCGGGTCGGGCTGTCATCGACGCCGTGCTGGAAGCGCATCCAGCGGCTGGAGGCCGATGGCGTGATCCTGCGCCGGGTGGCGCTGGTCGACCAGAACAAGATCGGCCTCGGCATCTCGGTTTTCGTCTCGGTGGAAAGCTCCGATCATTCGGAAGCCTGGCTGCGGAAATTCGCCGACGCCGTCAGCGCGATGCCGGAGGTGATGGAGTTTTACCGGATGGCGGGCGACGTCGATTACATGCTGCGCGTCGTGGTGGCGGACATGCAGAGCTACGACGTGTTCTACAAGAAGCTGATCGCCACCGTGCCGCTGAAGAACGTGACCTCGCGTTTTGCGATGGAGAAGATCAAGTCGGTCACCGCACTGCCGGTGCCGGCGGCTTAA
- a CDS encoding sugar kinase — protein sequence MNFHDAAPKIPPRILCVGMPVRDLTFRIQELPARGFKVNASHFDEISGGNALNAAIGITRLGGRASVCGPMGDARETSPRYIFEKLAHEGIDTKHIVHMPGLVTPISNIMIDPSGERTIVTFRDPELWKVRLPDTDRLLEDCDAILTENRCAEFCTELCAEARRRGIPVVVDVDRTMSLREGLLIASSHLVFSSEALQSTAGVADDGEALKKIAKLTPSFLAGTRGAQGTLWLDEQHNLQQTPAFPVHTVDTLGAGDVFHGAFALAITEKQDLRQALRFASAAAALKCTRFGGAFAAPQRAEVEELLAQS from the coding sequence ATGAATTTTCACGATGCCGCGCCAAAGATCCCGCCGCGTATTTTATGCGTCGGGATGCCGGTGCGCGACCTGACGTTTCGCATCCAGGAGTTACCGGCGCGCGGCTTCAAGGTGAATGCCAGTCATTTCGATGAAATCAGCGGCGGAAACGCGCTCAATGCGGCGATCGGAATTACACGTCTTGGCGGCCGCGCATCGGTCTGCGGCCCGATGGGCGACGCCCGGGAAACTTCGCCCAGGTACATTTTCGAAAAGCTCGCGCATGAAGGCATCGACACCAAACACATCGTTCACATGCCGGGCCTGGTGACGCCGATCTCCAACATCATGATCGACCCCAGCGGCGAGCGCACCATCGTGACCTTCCGCGACCCCGAATTATGGAAGGTCCGCCTGCCCGACACAGACAGGCTGCTGGAGGACTGCGATGCGATCCTGACCGAGAATCGCTGCGCGGAGTTCTGCACCGAGCTTTGCGCCGAGGCGCGCAGGCGCGGCATTCCCGTGGTCGTCGACGTCGACCGCACCATGTCGCTGCGGGAAGGATTGCTTATCGCCTCGTCGCATCTGGTGTTCTCCAGCGAAGCCCTGCAATCCACCGCCGGGGTCGCCGATGACGGCGAGGCGCTGAAGAAGATCGCCAAACTGACCCCTTCGTTCCTGGCGGGCACGCGGGGCGCCCAGGGCACGCTGTGGCTCGATGAGCAGCACAACCTGCAACAGACGCCCGCTTTCCCGGTGCATACCGTGGACACGCTGGGCGCGGGCGACGTGTTCCATGGCGCATTTGCGCTGGCGATCACCGAAAAGCAGGATCTGCGGCAGGCACTGCGGTTCGCCTCCGCCGCCGCAGCGCTGAAATGCACCCGTTTCGGCGGTGCTTTTGCTGCCCCGCAACGTGCTGAAGTTGAAGAGCTTTTGGCCCAGAGCTGA
- the nudC gene encoding NAD(+) diphosphatase has protein sequence MTAFDSFPLGQPAFVTNILDRAAYLRNDDAKLLALEGKRDSRAYVVHRDSLVVNKENGSSRALLTIDEAIKYGANPGTIFLGLRDGAAVFGMGIGAPAVEKLLTREDVAVAELRGMAMQGVVPPDQLSAIAMAKSMVSWHQRHGYCANCGTRSAMKEGGWKRECPNCKAEHFPRTDPVVIMLVTSGDKCLLGRQKQFMPGMYSCLAGFVEAAETIEDAVRREIFEESGIRCTDVNYYMTQPWPYPSSLMIGCTARATNDDIIVDHSELEDARWFDRAEATLMIKRQHPDGLAGPHPFAIAHHLLGRWVHAGPDAGA, from the coding sequence ATGACCGCATTCGACTCATTTCCATTGGGCCAGCCGGCCTTCGTCACCAATATTCTCGATCGCGCCGCCTATTTGCGTAACGACGATGCGAAACTGCTGGCGCTGGAGGGCAAGCGCGATTCCCGCGCCTATGTGGTGCACCGCGATTCGCTGGTCGTGAACAAGGAGAACGGCAGCTCGCGCGCGCTGCTGACGATCGACGAGGCGATCAAATACGGCGCCAATCCCGGCACTATCTTTTTGGGCCTGCGCGACGGTGCAGCGGTGTTCGGCATGGGGATCGGCGCCCCTGCGGTGGAAAAACTGCTGACCCGCGAAGACGTTGCGGTGGCCGAATTGCGCGGCATGGCGATGCAGGGCGTGGTGCCGCCCGATCAGCTTTCGGCGATCGCGATGGCGAAATCGATGGTGAGCTGGCATCAGCGCCACGGCTATTGCGCCAATTGCGGAACCCGAAGTGCGATGAAGGAAGGCGGCTGGAAGCGCGAGTGCCCGAACTGCAAGGCCGAGCATTTTCCGCGCACCGACCCCGTCGTGATCATGCTGGTGACGTCGGGCGACAAGTGCCTGCTCGGCCGGCAGAAGCAGTTCATGCCCGGGATGTATTCCTGTCTCGCCGGCTTCGTCGAAGCCGCCGAAACCATCGAGGACGCGGTTCGCCGCGAAATCTTCGAGGAGTCCGGAATTCGCTGCACCGACGTGAATTACTACATGACGCAGCCATGGCCCTACCCGTCATCCCTGATGATCGGATGCACCGCGCGCGCGACCAACGACGACATCATCGTCGATCACTCCGAACTCGAAGACGCCCGCTGGTTCGATCGGGCCGAAGCCACCTTGATGATCAAGCGGCAGCATCCCGATGGTCTCGCGGGACCGCATCCCTTTGCCATTGCTCATCATTTGCTCGGACGCTGGGTGCATGCAGGCCCCGACGCAGGTGCATAA
- a CDS encoding HIT domain-containing protein — MPTSWSLHPQLKKDTIDIGDLPLSRILVIKDAHYPWLLLVPRRPETVEIIDLDEVEQAQLMTEISRVARALKDITKCDKLNIAALGNVVPQLHVHIIARRGSDVAWPRPVWGVAPPLEHDAEEVQHFISALRRKIWLG, encoded by the coding sequence ATGCCCACCTCCTGGTCGCTGCATCCACAGCTCAAGAAAGACACCATCGACATCGGCGACCTGCCGCTCTCCCGCATCCTGGTGATCAAGGATGCGCATTACCCGTGGCTGCTGCTGGTGCCGCGCCGGCCGGAGACCGTTGAGATCATCGACCTCGACGAGGTCGAGCAGGCGCAGCTGATGACGGAGATTTCCCGCGTCGCGCGGGCTCTGAAAGACATCACCAAATGCGACAAGTTGAATATCGCAGCCCTCGGCAATGTGGTGCCGCAACTGCATGTACACATCATCGCGCGCCGCGGCAGCGACGTCGCCTGGCCGCGCCCGGTGTGGGGCGTGGCGCCACCGCTCGAGCATGATGCCGAGGAGGTGCAGCATTTCATCAGCGCGCTTCGCCGTAAAATCTGGCTAGGGTAA